taacaagaatgttgttgcagattacttatcaagacaaagctacccaaactgaaccagataatacaatggaaaatctactcttagctatgactacactttgtaaaaaagtggaaagcatagaagaagagatacagataataaagaaaacagctagtggtcagcagcatgacttgaaaaatgcggagataagacgatcggaagtctctaaaattccagagctagaaggtgacgttgagaaacacctaaaaactcataacagtttgttaaatgcagttgcaggaagcagcacagctagcagttcatctgcaaagaaaaaggaagaaatcaaacctagatatacaaatacaaatatgaacaatttattttcaaaaccattcatacagaaaaatatccaaaatacccagaaagaaatattcctaccaccacagataaacacctacaaagaaagcctaaaccaagccaaaaagacatacaaccatataacccgtacatatatagacaacatatataaaatacaaaacttcctaaacaaaaatccaagatcccaaactacccaaaatccagatgaagattatattactcattatctaacaggatataataaactaatagcattaccaaatacaaatgcaaaactagtaGCCACTTGCTACAATTACGGATTACTAGATACAGTATATACACAGACAGGACAAGAAATAGCTACCATACCAGAAGTATACAGAGCATTTATGCAGTACAAAAGAATAACCAAA
This sequence is a window from Nicotiana tomentosiformis unplaced genomic scaffold, ASM39032v3 Un00002, whole genome shotgun sequence. Protein-coding genes within it:
- the LOC138903788 gene encoding uncharacterized protein, with translation MLLQITYQDKATQTEPDNTMENLLLAMTTLCKKVESIEEEIQIIKKTASGQQHDLKNAEIRRSEVSKIPELEGDVEKHLKTHNSLLNAVAGSSTASSSSAKKKEEIKPRYTNTNMNNLFSKPFIQKNIQNTQKEIFLPPQINTYKESLNQAKKTYNHITRTYIDNIYKIQNFLNKNPRSQTTQNPDEDYITHYLTGYNKLIALPNTNAKLVATCYNYGLLDTVYTQTGQEIATIPEVYRAFMQYKRITKGTLFYIRFYSATAEILYEEIKPIIQVIKIGLTREMLVPEKIEEQEEIEKINIPDFYANKRIIGISTILNELANNYLNQNAIWSYYSREQTMIYSNCREIREPDMEELRQWVLSLLKPEQSTTTRAIRTNFISPELLTRYCKLISHKYPDHICSKCKGEDNIVPDVQLE